In one window of Aphidius gifuensis isolate YNYX2018 linkage group LG4, ASM1490517v1, whole genome shotgun sequence DNA:
- the LOC122855768 gene encoding crustacyanin-A2 subunit-like produces MLVILFLSIFATNSFAQIEVYDVPDFNQIENFNKTAYAGIWYDIFRIPNVIDFGDKCSVVTYELNQQLGSYKMTINAINTITKKYRNSIAAALPKENQQSAFTFRYPIVPPIDLGTIYILDTDYENYAVWIGIIPLREYSWMFAFITSRKPTLSSEYYKKAVEILSANNAPIGALLPVEQTCSNIINT; encoded by the exons atgTTGGTGATATTATTTCTATCGATTTTTGCTACAAATTCCTTCGCTCAAATTGAAGTTTACGATGTTCCtgattttaatcaaattgaaaattttaataaaacagcg TACGCTGGAATTTGGTATGATATTTTTAGAATTCCAAATGTCATTGATTTCGGTGATAAATGCTCAGTTGTTACGTATGAATTGAATCAACAATTGGGATCTTACAAAATGACAATTAATGCAATTAATACAAT aactaaaaaatatcgtaattCAATTGCTGCAGCTTTACCAAAGGAAAATCAACAATCAGCATTTACATTTCGTTATCCAATTGTTCCACCAATTGATCTTGGAACCATCTATATTTTAGACACggattatgaaaattatgcaGTTTGGATTGGCATTATACCTCTTCGTgaata TTCATGGATGTTTGCATTTATCACTTCAAGAAAACCAACACTTTCAtctgaatattataaaaaagcaGTTGAAATTTTAAGTGCTAATAATGCTCCAATTGGCGCACTTTTACCAGTTGAACAAACATGttcaaatattatcaatacatAA
- the LOC122855769 gene encoding apolipoprotein D-like produces the protein MLLILFLSIFFANTFAQVPVYQAPNFHQLVDFNKSAYAGKWYTISRIPNFIEYNDICSAIALEYNEPLGTYTMILNAVNPSTKLLRNSIAALFPKEHEHSSFTFRYPIKPPVNLGVMTVLATDYKHWGVKAGVINFHKFWLTFAWIDSREPTISPEHYEEACQVLRANNIPVSSMMKVEQSCSNIVNA, from the exons tttttgtcaattttttttgcaaatactTTTGCACAAGTTCCAGTTTACCAAGCtccaaattttcatcaattagttgattttaataaatcagcg tacgCAGGTAAATGGTATACAATTTCTAGGATTCCAAATTTTATAGAGTACAATGACATATGTTCAGCTATTGCACTTGAATATAACGAACCTTTGGGAACATACACGATGATTCTCAATGCAGTAAATCCATc aacaAAACTTTTGCGCAACTCAATTGCTGCATTGTTTCCAAAAGAACATGAACATTCATCATTTACTTTTCGGTATCCAATCAAGCCACCAGTTAATCTTGGAGTCATGACTGTTTTAGCCACTGATTATAAACATTGGGGAGTCAAAGCTGGTGTTATCAACTTTCataaatt TTGGTTAACGTTTGCATGGATCGATTCAAGAGAACCAACAATTTCACCTGAACATTATGAAGAAGCATGTCAAGTTTTACGTGCAAACAATATTCCAGTTAGCTCAATGATGAAAGTCGAACAATCCTGTTCAAACATTGTCAAtgcataa